AATATAAAAAGTAATTCTTTTTGGACTAGCTGGCAATCCTGCCGGAGCAAGTGCTGTAAACAAATAATCATTACCAGCTGCTGTTCCTTTAATTTGTAAAGAATTGCTTCCGTTCAATCCAAGACCTACACCTTGTGCCAATGGTTGCTTTATCCCAAAACTATTAACACTATTTAAGAAGGTAGCCCAGTTTTCAAAGTCTGAACCAGCAAAAAGATTAACAGCAGATGAAGATGGCTCTTCTGGTGCATTTGGATCTCCTGACGCAAATCTATCCTTAACAAAATTTACATCATTAGTATTTCTAATTAACATTTGGTAGTTAGAATTATATCTGCTTACTACAAAAGTTAAGTCTCCACTTTTAGTTGGAACTAATGTAGCACCAAATGTCGAGAAACCAGAATTTCTAAGGACTGTTGTATTACCATTTTTACCTTCAATATCTCTATCTGTATCCTGACCAACACCTGCAGTATAATTTATATAAGTTAGAGGTTTTGTTGGGTCTTCCAACTTGAATTGTACATCAGCAACCTGAACCAATGTATTGAGATATTTTTCTTGTTTTGCTGCATTTAAATTAGCCAGTTTTGTTGGCACCAAAGTAGCAATATCCATTCTATTATTTCCGTTACAAACACCTGCAAGGTATCTTGTCAAGAGAATGCTTGGGATTCTTCCAATAGCATAGGTTGGATCAATGGATCCTATTTTTCTTGTTCCTCTATCCCATCCTAAAACAAGACCATTAGCTTTGATACGGATATGCGCTCCTACAGGAAAATCCGCATAATTAGAAGCTTTATCAACTTCCAACGACAAACCTACAGTTGGGTTTTCCGCCTTATCTTGGAAAGAAATTGTTTTGTAAAAATTACCACTTTCATCAGAAGACACTATATAAGCATCAAAAATTACAGGAGCTCCATCTGTAGGAACCTTATAGGTACCTGATGTTGGTGCTAAAGCAGCAAAATTAGCCATTGTAGTAGTCGGCTCATCAAATCTATTATTGCAAAGAATCTCTGGCGCATTCCAGTCATCATCTTTAACACACGAAGTAAAGGTCATCGCAACTATTGCAGAAAAGACCAATGTTTTGATTGTTGTATATGTTTTCATTATTATAATTTTAAAATCTAACTTGTAAATTAACGAAATAAGAACGCCCTTGTGTATACCAATATTTAGGAGCGAATAATTGCTGGCTTCTGTTGAAATCTTCCTGGAAACCATCAAATTTAACATTTCTTGTTTGTTCAAATCCTCCAGTAATATACTTTGTATTATCAAAGATATTATTAACAGATGCAGAGATTAACAAATAATATTTACCAAACATCCAAGATTTACCTGCGTTAGCATTGATAAAATAAGCAGCAGGTAATTTGTTTGGTGCTAGTAATCTTCTAAGTTCTTCTGGGGTAGCATTTTCATACGGCGTCCCTGAGTTACTATTTTGCACAAAACTTTGAGATCTCAATAGTGCAGATGGATCCAAATAGTTATTATCTAAATAATTCCAGTTAGCACCAACCCACCAGTATTTTGGAGAGTTATATCTAAAACCAGCAGAGAAAGCCATTTGCGGCGTTCCACCTTGTTTGTAGTTTTTAAGATCAGATTTACCAAACTGCACAAAAGATTGTCCATTTCCGAAAACTCCAATTGCATCAGAAGCAAAATAAACATCTGGATTGTTACGGTAAGTATATTCACCATAACTAGCTACACCTTGTAGTGATAATGTAGGTAATACCTTGAAGTCAACTCCAAGTTCTGCACCCATATTTCTTTTTTCTACATTAGACATTACCTGAGTTACAAAAGCACTCTGAATGTACTGTCCTCCTGTGTTAGTATCTGTAGCTCCACCACTCGCGGAATTATCAATTTGGATACCATCTGCAAAGAATCTCTGCACACTTGTTTCATTCTGAGTATCAATTAAAAACACTGATGCTCTTATTTTGAACAATGGAGAATTAATCACATAACTCAAATCATTAGCATTGATAACCGTATTTTTAATGTTCGGTGCAACAGAAGAGTTAAGTCTTGGGTTGATGAATAAATCTTCAAGATATGGTGCCTGCGAGAAGAATGATCCGTTATATACCAAGAAGTTTCTTCCATCTATTTTATATATAACCTGCCCCTTCAAACCAAAGTTCCAGAAGTCATAATCTTTACTTTTCCCAAAAGAGTCAGCATAAAGATAGTGTTTGAATAATCCTTCTCTGCTAGACGTTGAATAGCCAGCAAGTGCTGAAACAAAAACATCAAATTTACCTTCCGAAAATTTTAGTCCCGGATTTACCTTTACCTCTTGTCTTCTGAAGATATAGTTATAAAGCAATCTATCTCCAACTTTTTTAGCAACATCTGTTTCTCCTTCATTATATAAAGCAGAAGTTCCAGGATTATTAGTTGCCGCAAACGGATCTTTATTGAATACAAAATCAGCTCCTAACAAATCATTAACTTCTCTATAAAGCTCTGATCTGTAGTTCTGATAAGAAACGTTCAACATAAATTTTGTTTTATCCGTAAAATTGTAAGTATAATGCATTGCAGCATTCCAGATTTTATCATCACTTACATCGTTTACCAAATAATACAATGCTCTTTTACCAGTTACACCATATTGTGTTACAGGAGACTGCCCTATGTTGGCAGCATACAATCTGTTCCAATTGATCTGAGTTACATTCGGATCGCCATTTTGCCAAGCAGTACGAGATGCCTGATAAGCATCACCTGCTGCTAAATAATTTCCCGAACTAGGATCCCAAACAAAAGCATCTTCGTTCAATGATCCAAAATAACTTGGTAGATTTCTATAATATGTAGGAGAAGGGTTTGGTACACTTTGCCAATCTAATCTAGATCCTTTATCTTTTCCAAACTGATAAGACAATGATGTCCATAAGTTTGATTTCTTATTGATTTTCCAGAAATCCTGTAATTGGAAAACTGGTTGGAAACCTTTTCTTACTCTTTCACTTCTCTTCTCTCCATCTTGCCAACCCCAATAGGAGTTATAATGTACGCCTCTGTAATCATAAACTTCTTGAGTACTTGGGCTTGCTGTAGATCTTCTATACGGAGAAGCAAATGCATTAAAAGTCATTGTGTGACTATCGCTAAATTTTTTCTCAACACCTAGATAAGTACCATAAGCATCATAGAAAGTTCCTTCTTGGATACCTTCTTCAGCCCATCTTTTAGCTCCCATTAACGTGAAGGCCCATCCACTTTTTGACATTCCAGAAGAATATCTCAAAGAAACTCTTTGTCTATAATTTCTGTTTGTAATAGAATAAACAGCTTGAAAGCCTTTTCGATACTCGCTGGCTCTGGTATTTTTGTAGATAACACCAGTTGCTCCACCAAATGCATATTCAGAAGGAGAATGATTAGCAGCGATTTCAGGATATCTAACAATCTCATTAAGACCTCCCCAATTTGAGAAATCAACATTACCATTATCAGATTTTACCATTGAAACACCATTCAACATGTTTTCGGAAGTTCTTCCATCAACACCCCTTGGTCTGAACCAATAAGCTCCCAAGTCGAAACTTGCGATTCTATTGAAAACATCTTGAGAAGATTGCAATAATCCAACAGTAGAAGACTGACCGCTATTTTCATCGTCTCCAGTATCAAGGATTGCAAGACCTTGATCTGCTCCTGTCAATGTAGAATAAAGGGTAATTACCCCTAAGTCTTTCCTCTTTTCTGTAGTAATGTCAAATTCCAAAGTTTTTGTCTCGAAATTTGGCTTTGACACCACAATTTGATAATGTCCGGTCTTCAAATCTACAAATTGGAAATAACCAATTTTGTCTGCCGTAACATCATTACCTTCTCCTTTTAGATCTACTCTTGCTTTTTCTACGGGTTTCCCATCAGCATCTTTTAGGTATGCAAAAACCGTAGTCTGTGCAAAGTAAAATGATGCCGGAAGCATTGTAAACAAGGAGATTAATGATAATTTTTTAATCATAAATCAATTAGGTTTTGTTTGCTCTTTTTTTCTAATATACAGTCCGTTATGCACGGAAGGCAAATGTATATAAATTTTTGATAATTAAAACTTTTTAACATTTTTTTTATTTTAACAAATTATCAATTAATTAAAACATAATTATGAATTTTTAAAAACTTTAAATTTTTATTTTGCAACTATCCAAAAAAAATTACTTTTGTAGCCTTACATTTTTTATTATGAAAAATTTATTTAGCGTAATAGCTATATTTAGTATTTCCTTATTATTTGCACAACAAAAAAGACAAGTTCGTGCAGCAACGGTTGGATTCTTAAACGTTGAAAACCTTTGGGACACCGTTCGTTCTGCAGATTATATAGACGGAACAAAAGACAGAAGCAATCCTGCATTTCACAGAAGCGTACCTTTGGATTCTATAAAATATCTGGAAGTTACAGAAAAAGACTACAAAGGTCCTTGGAATGATGAATCACTTGTAGGTAAAAAAGTGGTACGAATCCAAGGCGGTTCAGAGGAGTTCACACCAAAAAGTGGTAAAAACTACACCTATAGTGTATACAAGCAAAAATTAGCAAACGAAGCAAAAGTAATTTCTGAAATGGGGAAATCCTATACAGGAACTGCCCCGGTTGTTGTGGGTCTTTTGGAAGTAGAAAACCGTCAGGTGGTGGAAGATCTTGTAAAAGAACCAGCTATTGCAAAGTATGATTACGGCGTTGTACATTATAACTCTTATGATTATAGAGGTATTGACATCGCTTTCATCTATCAGAAAAGAAGATTCACACCATCTAAATCTTGGAAAAAGGAAGTGAAAATTTTTGGTGATGCTGGAAAAAGAGAATATACAAGAGATATTTTAGTATTAACAGGTTTCTTAGACAATGAGAAAGTTGCATTTTTCCTAAATCACTGGCCATCAAGGAGAGGTGGTGAAGCGGCATCTCTGCCTAAACGTAATGCGGCTGCAATGGTTTTAAGACAACAGATGGACAGCATAAGAGCTTTAGATCCATCAACAAAACTATTTGCTATGGGAGATTTCAACGATGATCCTGTAAGTTCAAGTTTGAAAAATGGTTTCAAAGCAGTAGGAAACCCTAAAGACCTCTCCGAGACTTCACCTTATCTCAATTTGATGTATCCTTTATATAAGAAAGGGGTTGCGTCTTTGGCTTACCAAGATGCGCCTAACTTATTCGACCAAATTATCGTTTCTTCCAATCTTCATTCACCTAACAACGAGTTGAAAAAAGATTACACAGTTTTCAAAGCAGAGATTTTTGCTCCCGATTATTTGATTACCAAAGAAGGAAGTTACAAAGGTTATCCGTTCAGATCTTGGTCAGGAGACAAATTTACCGGAGGTTATTCCGATCACTTCCCGGCATTCGTGATTTTGCAGAAAGATCCAAATCCTTAATTAAATCTTAATTGCTATACAAACCGTTTCAAATCTTTGGAACGGTTTTTTATTTTAAGAATCAAATTATTTGGGCAGCTTTATCCGCGCTCCGTTCCCGCAATTTTTTGCCAAAGCTTTGTCCAAATAAAAATGAGCTCCACTCAGCTCGGGCTGCAAGCAATTCACTGGTAATAAAATTAGTCATAACTTTAAAGAAATCATTTAAAATGAAAAACCTTATCGCCATATTAATTATTTCAGGATTTGTTTGGTCTTGCTCCACAACTTCAAAACCATTACCTGAAAATCAAAATCATTCTTTATCAACCCAGAAAAAGACCGATTCTGCAGACGAATGGGAAGTCACCGTTTTTGATCCAGAATATGAGAATTTTGTAGCAACAAGAGCTCAACCAAAATCGATGTTCACAGAAAGTAGCTTGAAATCTCGAAATCAAATTCTCGTTACCGAATGGAACAGTAGATTCTATTCAGGAATTAATCCCAACTTTTATGAAGTCGCTATAGAATACGACCAAAAAGAAAATTATGGATTCGATTTCGAATACAGATTATATCAATTCTTCGCTTATTGCAACTGGAAATACGGAGTCAAGTTTAATGGACTAAGAGGAATCGATAAAACAAAATAAAAAAAGACTGCAAAATTGCAGTCTTTAATTTTTATATAGTGACGAGAATTAAGCAATTCCCTCTTCTTCTCCTTTTAGCTTTTCAGCATTTTCTGCCATTATCACAGCGTCCATCATTTCCTGAATATCACCGTTCATATAAGCATCCAGATTATACATTGACTTATTGATTCTATGATCTGTAACTCTTCCCTGAGGATAATTATAAGTTTTGATTTTTGCAGAACGGTCACCTGTGGAAACCATCGTTTTTCTTTGTGCTGCAATATCGCCAACTACTTCCTGAAGTTTGATATCATACAATTTTGCTCTCAACATTTCCATAGCTAATTCTCTGTTAGCCAACTGAGAACGAGCTTGCTGACAAACAACAACCAGCCCAGAAGGTTTGTGTGTTAACTGAACTTTCGTTTCAACTTTGTTCACGTTTTGTCCACCAGCACCTCCAGAACGAGAAGTCTGCATCTCGATATCAGCAGGATTGATTTCCACATCTACTTCTTCCGCTTCCGGTAAAACAGCGATTGTAATTGCAGAGGTGTGAACTCGACCTTGAGATTCGGTTTCAGGAACACGCTGTACACGGTGAACTCCGGATTCGAATTTCATAATTCCATACACGCTTTCGCCCTGAACTTTCATTATGAGTTCTTTATAACCTTTAGAGGCTTCACTGGAATCTGTAACTTCGTGTTTCCAACCTTTTGTTTTGAAATACATTGTATACATTCTGTACATATCTTCCACAAAAATTGCCGCTTCATCACCACCAGTTCCGGAACGCATTTCCAGAATGATATTCTTATCATCAGCTGGGTCTTTTGGAATTAGAAGGTATTTCAATTCTTCCTCAAAAGCAGGAAGTTTGTCCATAGCTTGATATTTTTCCTCCTTCGCCATTTCCACGAATTCTTTATCAGAACCGTCAGCAATGATTTCGTCAGATTCAGCAATGGTGTCAAGAGCGCCTTTATATTCATCGAATACTTTTACGATTTTTCCCAAATCGCTGTATTCTTTGTTAAGTGTAGAGTATTTTTTTTGATCCGAGATCACATCCGGTTGGATGATAAGATCGGCGACCTCGTTATATCGTTGTTTTATCGCTTCCAGTTTCGGAATTAATGACTTAGACATAGGTAAATTTTAGTTTGCAAAGATAATGATTTAAGAAACAAGAAGAAAGAGACAAAATTCAAGAGTTAGAATTCGTGAAAAATTGTTCTAATCTTCAAAGAAAAATCCACTCTCGAAAGAATGGATTTATTATATATTGTTTCGCTTTGAGTGCAATCTCTCACGAAAAGAAAATTGCCAAATTAATGGTGGTGACCGTGAGAAACTGGTTTTTCTCCAGCTGGTCTTTGGTAGATTACTTCTACACCTTCCTGCTCATAAAGCTTTTTGTATCTGATTTTTTCTGGGTCAAAGTTTTTGTTGATTTTCCCAAAATATTCTGCTACTCCTTCTGTTAACCAAAGTGGTACGATGAATCCGAAGAACATCAAAATACACCAGAATCCACAAATCATCATTGTGAAGAAATAAACGGTCCAAAGAAATTGGTAAAACGGCCAGAATGCTGATAACATCATAATGCTATATATTTTGAGCAAAAATAGAGGTTTTTATTCTATCTCACAAAATTTCTGAATTGATTTTTTTCATTTTGCTGAACTTTTAGTTTTTAGTATTTTCGTAAGGTTATAAAAATCAATGAAAAGTTGGTTGAAAAAGTTTATAAAACAGTCTTTATCAACTAGCCCCGATTGCAGCGGTTACCCCGCAACAAGCGCTGGGAAAAGCCTTGGTGTGAGGAGTAATAGCGGAAAGCGGGATAAAGCTCCTAAAAATAAATAAATATAATACAATGAGTTTCAGAATTGAAAAAGACACGATGGGCGAAGTGCAAGTGCCTGCTGATAAATTTTGGGGTGCGCAGACGGAGCGTTCCAGAAATAATTTCAAAATCGGTCCGGAAGGAAGTATGCCGCGCGAAATCATCGATGCATTTGCTTACCTGAAAAAAGCGGCGGCTTTTACCAATGCAGAATTGGGCGTTCTTTCCAATGAGAAAAGAGATGCAATCGGGAAAGTTTGTGATGAGATTCTTGCAGGAGAATTGTATGACCAATTTCCATTGGTGATTTGGCAAACCGGTTCTGGAACGCAGTCTAATATGAATGTGAACGAGGTTGTTGCCAATAAATCTCACGTAAACAGCGGGGGACAATTAGGCGAAAAAACTGAAGTTCACCCAAATGATGATGTAAACAAATCTCAGTCTTCCAACGACACTTATCCAACAGCAATGCACATCGCGGCTTACACGAAAGTGGTGAAAGAAACTTTGCCTGCTTTGGAAAAATTGAGAAATACATTGGATGAAAAAGCGAAGAAATTCCAGAATATTGTAAAAATTGGAAGAACGCACCTTATGGATGCAACACCTTTGACACTGGGACAGGAATTCTCTGGTTACGTCGCTCAATTGGATTATGCGAAAAAAGCAATTAACAATACACTTGACCATTTGAAAGAATTGGCGCTTGGTGGAACAGCGGTTGGAACCGGACTTAATACTCCAAAGGGTTATGATGTTGTAGTTGCAAAATATATTGCAGATTTCACAGGTCTCCCTTTTGTAACAGCTCCGAATAAATTCGAGGCTCTTGCAGCACACGACGGAATTGTGGAAACTCACGGTGCGTTGAAACAATTGGCGGTTTCGCTTTACAAAATTGCTCAGGATGTTAGATTGCTGGCTTCTGGTCCGCGTTCTGGAATTGGGGAAATCCACATTCCGGAAAACGAACCGGGTTCTTCTATTATGCCTGGAAAAGTGAATCCTACACAGAACGAAGCTTTAACAATGGTTTGTGCCCAAGTTCTTGGAAATGATACAACGATTTCTTTCGCAGGAACGCAGGGAAATTATGAACTGAATGTTTTCAAACCGGTTATGGCAGCAAACTTCCTGCAGTCAGCACAATTGTTGGCTGATGCGATGATTTCTTTCAACGACCATTGTGCTGTTGGAATCGAACCAAATGAACCGAGAATCAAAGAATTGGTTGATAAATCTTTGATGTTGGTGACTGCGCTTAACACGCACATCGGTTACGAAAACGCAGCGAAAATTGCTAAAACAGCCCACAAGAACGGAACAACTTTGAAAGAAGAAGCTGTGAATCTTGGATTGTTGACAGCTGAACAATTTGACGAATGGGTGAAACCAGAAGATATGGTTGGAAGTCTTAAATAGATCATAGACTTTTAAACAAAAGATAATAGATAAACTCCGAGGTAATTCTCGGAGTTTTTATTTTTATTAAATTTCGCTTATGAATATTGATATAATTCTTGACCAAATTTTCTTACTTCCTGAACATTCAAAATCAGTTTTAAAGAATCTGATTTCAGAAGTTGAGTTTCCAAAAGACAGCATTATCATCAAAGCCGGAAAAGTAGAAAGAACGATTTATTTCATCAAAAAAGGAATTGTAAGGGCTTTTGTTCCGCAGGAAAATCAAGACCTTACGTTTTGGTTTGGGAAAGAAGGCGATGTTGTTTTACCGATGAAAAGCTATGTTGATAATCATCAGAATTATGAAAATATTCAGCTTTTAGAAGATTGTGTTTTGTATCAATTGAAAATCGATGATTTGCGACAATTATTTGAAACTGATATCAATATTGCGAATTGGGGAAGAAAATTAGCTGAAAAAGAACTGGTAAAAACCGAAGAATTGTTTATTTCCAGACAGTTCAGAACCGCAAGCCAGCGATATGAAGAACTTTTGACAAAACAACCGGAGATTATCCAAAGAGTTCAGTTGGGTTACATTGCTTCTTATTTGGGAATTACTCAAGTTAGCCTAAGTAGAATCCGAAGCGAAATCTGATTATTTTTTAACATTTGTAAAAAGATTCAAAGTATCAAATTCGGAAATTTGCATCATTAAAAATGATAAATAAATGAACTGGATTTTTTTAATTCTTGGAGGACTTTTTGAAGTTGGATTTACATCTTGTTTAGGAAAAGCCAAAGAAACATCGGGCACAGAATCTTACCTTTGGTACGCCGGATTCGGAATATCGTTGATTGCAAGTATGCTTTTGTTAATCAAAGCAACACAAACGCTTCCGTTGGGAACGGCTTATGCAGTCTGGACAGGAATCGGAGCCGTAGGAACTGTACTGGTAGGAATTTTTATCTTTAAAGAGCCAGCAACTTTCTTGCGATTATTTTTTATTTTCACATTAATTGCTTCCATTGTTGGACTGAAAGCCGTTTCTTCTCATTAATTACAAAACCTTTCAAAATTTTTGGTCCATTTATAATTTAACCAGAAAATTCATCCAGCAGATCTTTGGACGGAACAAAAAACAGGCTACCTGTTTTTGCAGTACTAAAGTCTAGAATCCGATCGTAATTTCCCTTCGGATTCCCAACAAACATATTCTCCAACATCTTTCTTGTTGTTGAAAAACTGCTGGCATAGGAAATAAAATATGTTCCGAATTCATTAGAAGAAGGTCTTCCAAAAGGCATATTATCTCTAACAATCTTTAAATCGTCGCCTATGTTTGCCAAAGCAATGTGGGAATTATCTGGTTTTACCTCGTCTGACATTTCAATATCATTTTCTTTGGATCTGCCTATTATCTTTTCCTGATCTTCTGTAGAAAGACCTCTCCAAGCGTCCATATTATGCAGGTATTTCTGAACAAAAAGGTAACTCCCTCCTGAATATCCAACATCTTCGTCGCCAATTATTGCAAAAACGTCACGATCTTTCCCGTGTGGGTTCTCGGTACCATCTACAAATCCTAATACAGAACGGTTATCCCAGTACTTGAAGCCCCTGATTTCTTCAATACTTTCAGCAACCGGCGTTAAGATTTTAGAAATCTCTATTGCCATATCGAAGCAAATGCTATAATCATCTGCTCGAAAATGAAAATGAAGATCTCCAAAAGTAGAAATTGCAGTATGCTTATCGCCTTTTATTTCTGTAAAGTTCTCTAACTCTTTCGGCAAAGGCTCTTTCAGGCCAAGTCTTTTCCAAGCTTCGAAACCAATTCCTATAATACAGCTTGCTCTGCTATCTGGAAATCTATTGACCACAGAATTATTTAAATTTAATACCAAAGCACACAGCCTCTGAAAGGAATCCTGGATTTCTAAATTCTCTTTGAATTTCCATACTTGAAAAATGGTATTGATATTTGGATAATCTGTAACATTTTGCGGTTTTAAACTCATTGTATATTTTTAATGAGATGAATTTACAAAGAAGTTACCTGGTCTGCAAAATATTGCTCCAAGTCTCTCAGTGTCTCCGGAGAAGTTTGGATATCTCTTACCAATTCTCCTTTGTTGATGACCACGATTCTTTCGCAAACTTCTGTGGTGTGAGCTAAATCGTGACTGGAAATCAGGAAAGTGGAATCTGAGTTTTGTGACCAATCTCTGATGAGGTTTTTCAGTTTGATTTGAGTTGATGGATCAAGATTGGCGAAAGGTTCATCCAGAATAATAATTGCTGGCGTTCCGATCAATGCTCCGATGATGCCTACTTTTTTCATATTTCCTTTGGAAAGGTCACGGATGTATTTCTTGGCATTCAGGATTTCTCCGTTGAAAAAATCTGTGAAGTTTTTCAGGAATTCGTCAACATTCGCTTTACTTTGTCCTCTGAGTTCTCCCAAGAAATAGAAATATTCTTCCGGAGTCAAATAGCCAATCAGAAAAGTTTCATCGATGAATGCACCAACTTTGTTTTTCCAATTTTCGGATTCGTTAACTTTTTCTTCATCAATGGAAACATATCCTGAACTTGGTTCTATCAAATCCAGAATCAAACTGAATAATGTGGTCTTTCCCGCACCATTGTTCCCGACTAAGCCAATGGTTTGACCTTTTGGAAATTCTAGGTTTTCTATGGATAAGACTTTTTTGGTTTCGTAGACTTTGGAAAGGTTATTTATTGTTATCATTTAATTAGATATTAGAAGTGAGATATTAGATGTTAGATTTTTATTGACAGTGAATTACTCGCAGCCCGGCTTGAGCGGAAATCCTTTTTGTTATTGCGATTGTACAAATTTTCTACAGATTGCTTCACTTCGTTCGCAATGACAAAAAGATTGGGAGCGGAAGACGGAAATAGCTGCCCAAATTATTTTAATTCCCTTTAAAGGCTTTGATGGTTGAGTATTTTTCTTTTTTATACAATTTGACAATGAAATCGAAGAATTTTTCTCTTAGGAAAAAGCCAATCAACCCCAAAACGCCCAGACTCGCCACAGCTGCTGTTGTTCCGAAAAAATATTTTGAAAAGCCGAAAACCGCCATTGGCAATACCATTTGTGGCAAAAGAAGTAAGATATTTTTGAAACTGAAGTTATTTTTCTTTCCTAATGTTTTTCCCCTCGCATTGAGGTCAATTGGATTTTTGTTAAACGCGCCCGACAACAAAACGACCTGAGAATTGACGCCAACATTGTAAAGTCCAGCCGCTAAAAAGGTGAAATACAAATCCCAATTTACGAACGCATAACCAACTGCCAAAACCATACTGACGCCAGTAGCACTCACAATCATCCACCATTTGGCTTTCAGATATTCTTTGTAGGGAACGTTCAGTGTCATCATCAGCGGATAGTAGGAACTGTCGAAAGAAGGAACTCTCTGTCCAAATAAAAACAAAAATCCACCAGTTACGAAAAGCCCCATAAATAGTTGCATATAAGCGGTTTTGTATGCCGGAGAACTGAACAAAAGCAAGCCATAAAACAAGAACAGAAAACTTC
The genomic region above belongs to Epilithonimonas zeae and contains:
- a CDS encoding Crp/Fnr family transcriptional regulator, translated to MNIDIILDQIFLLPEHSKSVLKNLISEVEFPKDSIIIKAGKVERTIYFIKKGIVRAFVPQENQDLTFWFGKEGDVVLPMKSYVDNHQNYENIQLLEDCVLYQLKIDDLRQLFETDINIANWGRKLAEKELVKTEELFISRQFRTASQRYEELLTKQPEIIQRVQLGYIASYLGITQVSLSRIRSEI
- a CDS encoding DMT family transporter translates to MNWIFLILGGLFEVGFTSCLGKAKETSGTESYLWYAGFGISLIASMLLLIKATQTLPLGTAYAVWTGIGAVGTVLVGIFIFKEPATFLRLFFIFTLIASIVGLKAVSSH
- a CDS encoding Dyp-type peroxidase, translating into MSLKPQNVTDYPNINTIFQVWKFKENLEIQDSFQRLCALVLNLNNSVVNRFPDSRASCIIGIGFEAWKRLGLKEPLPKELENFTEIKGDKHTAISTFGDLHFHFRADDYSICFDMAIEISKILTPVAESIEEIRGFKYWDNRSVLGFVDGTENPHGKDRDVFAIIGDEDVGYSGGSYLFVQKYLHNMDAWRGLSTEDQEKIIGRSKENDIEMSDEVKPDNSHIALANIGDDLKIVRDNMPFGRPSSNEFGTYFISYASSFSTTRKMLENMFVGNPKGNYDRILDFSTAKTGSLFFVPSKDLLDEFSG
- a CDS encoding ABC transporter ATP-binding protein, with the translated sequence MITINNLSKVYETKKVLSIENLEFPKGQTIGLVGNNGAGKTTLFSLILDLIEPSSGYVSIDEEKVNESENWKNKVGAFIDETFLIGYLTPEEYFYFLGELRGQSKANVDEFLKNFTDFFNGEILNAKKYIRDLSKGNMKKVGIIGALIGTPAIIILDEPFANLDPSTQIKLKNLIRDWSQNSDSTFLISSHDLAHTTEVCERIVVINKGELVRDIQTSPETLRDLEQYFADQVTSL